A genomic region of Gemmatimonadales bacterium contains the following coding sequences:
- a CDS encoding PTS sugar transporter subunit IIB, which yields MAIVLCRVDDRLVHGQVVIGWGRPLGIDLIVLVDDTVAASPWEQELYRMALSPEIEIRFVTLADASALLPELSSNGRRGLILTGDVETMGALHTANPVAVHRINLGGIHHRPGRRERLPYLYLTDDELRRLFAIEAAGADVSAQDLPTTAAVALRSLP from the coding sequence ATGGCGATCGTGCTGTGCCGGGTGGACGACCGGCTGGTGCATGGCCAGGTGGTCATCGGCTGGGGTCGGCCGCTGGGCATCGACCTCATCGTGCTGGTCGACGACACCGTGGCCGCGAGCCCCTGGGAGCAGGAGCTCTACCGGATGGCGCTCTCCCCGGAGATCGAGATCCGGTTCGTCACGCTGGCCGACGCGTCGGCCCTGCTGCCCGAGCTCAGCTCCAACGGACGGCGGGGACTGATCCTGACCGGCGACGTCGAGACCATGGGCGCGCTCCACACCGCCAACCCGGTGGCGGTTCACCGGATCAACCTTGGCGGCATCCACCACCGGCCGGGCCGGCGGGAGCGGCTCCCCTATCTGTATCTGACCGACGACGAGCTGCGCCGCCTGTTCGCCATCGAGGCGGCCGGTGCCGACGTCTCCGCCCAGGACCTGCCGA
- the hprK gene encoding HPr(Ser) kinase/phosphatase, with product MLRLRDFVSRRGDPLQLEALTGDLGLDRQLPEAEVASPGLALAGYTGRFAPNRIHVFGETEITYLNSLAAEERQSTLTKFFGFDLPCIFVTKGLEVPAELLELARGRGVPVLRTKLKTAEFYRRVKPIVEEAFAPRTTLHGSLADVYGVGLLFIGRSGIGKSECVLDLVERGHRLVADDVVQVTRRGNDVLIGRGHELAAHHMEIRGIGLIDIPALFGVRSVRQQKRIEVVVQLDDWETARDTDRTGLAREETMILDVAVPRVVVPLNPGKNITVISEVVAMMHLLRYSGVDVAAAFNQRLIKRMKEQRGVREYLQEDYE from the coding sequence ATGCTCCGACTCCGCGATTTCGTCTCCCGGCGGGGTGACCCGCTCCAGCTCGAGGCCCTGACCGGGGACCTCGGGCTGGACCGCCAGTTGCCGGAAGCCGAAGTCGCGAGCCCGGGCCTGGCGCTGGCCGGCTACACCGGCCGGTTCGCCCCCAACCGTATCCATGTCTTCGGCGAGACCGAGATCACCTATCTCAACTCCCTGGCCGCGGAGGAGCGGCAGTCGACCCTCACCAAGTTCTTCGGGTTCGACCTTCCCTGCATCTTCGTCACCAAGGGGCTGGAGGTGCCGGCCGAGCTGCTCGAGCTGGCCCGGGGGCGCGGCGTGCCGGTGCTCCGGACCAAGCTCAAGACCGCGGAGTTCTACCGCCGGGTGAAGCCGATTGTGGAAGAAGCCTTCGCCCCGCGCACCACGCTGCACGGGTCGCTGGCGGATGTGTACGGCGTCGGGCTCCTCTTCATCGGCCGCTCCGGGATCGGCAAGAGCGAGTGCGTGCTCGATCTGGTCGAGCGTGGGCACCGGCTCGTTGCCGACGACGTGGTGCAGGTGACCCGCCGGGGCAACGACGTGCTGATCGGCCGAGGACACGAGCTCGCGGCACACCACATGGAGATCCGGGGCATCGGGCTGATCGACATCCCGGCGCTGTTCGGCGTCCGCTCGGTGCGGCAGCAGAAGCGGATCGAGGTGGTGGTCCAGTTGGACGACTGGGAGACCGCCCGTGACACCGACCGGACCGGCCTCGCCCGGGAGGAGACCATGATTCTGGACGTCGCGGTGCCGCGAGTCGTGGTGCCGCTCAATCCGGGAAAGAACATCACGGTGATCTCGGAGGTGGTCGCGATGATGCACCTCCTGCGCTACTCCGGGGTGGACGTGGCCGCGGCGTTCAACCAGCGGCTGATCAAGCGGATGAAGGAGCAACGCGGGGTGCGTGAGTATCTCCAGGAAGACTATGAGTGA
- a CDS encoding HPF/RaiA family ribosome-associated protein, producing the protein MQTTITARHCEISDGLRERTQTIVDRLGSMAPRAMESTVVFDAEGTQQTVEVRLHVAGGETLVARGEGADHRSALDRAEERLRRQLERASTRPRRSRPSEPKPS; encoded by the coding sequence ATGCAGACCACGATCACCGCCCGCCACTGCGAAATCTCCGACGGACTGCGGGAGCGCACCCAGACGATCGTGGATCGGCTGGGGAGCATGGCCCCCCGGGCGATGGAGTCGACCGTCGTGTTCGACGCGGAGGGAACCCAGCAGACGGTGGAGGTGCGGCTGCACGTGGCCGGTGGCGAGACCCTGGTGGCCCGGGGCGAGGGAGCCGATCATCGTAGCGCGCTGGACCGCGCGGAAGAGCGGCTCCGCCGCCAGCTGGAGCGCGCGTCCACCCGCCCCCGGCGCTCCCGCCCCTCCGAGCCCAAGCCCTCCTGA
- a CDS encoding glycosyltransferase family 4 protein, protein MNVLVVNWQDRLNPQAGGAEIHLFEIFSRLAARGHQVRLVCSGWGLAPARAWVDGVDVLRVGGRNSFALRGRGAVRAALRERRPDILVEDINKLPLFLAGVTNLPFCAIVPHLFGETAFQEASWPIAATVWAAERPLARAYRHAAFHAISESTRDDLVRRGVPPGRVRVIHPGVDAVHYAPDPAVPRTAAPSFLYVGRLKRYKGIGLAIQALAVSRRLRPDLRLDIAGAGNHGPELKRLAASLGVADAVTFHGFVSDAEKLALLRSCWANVFPSPKEGWGITVVEAAACGTLSLASDSPGLRDSVRHGETGFLVPHGDVAALSARMLELASAPALVERLGRAARTFAKGLTWDRTADMTERHLEDIIAGSALG, encoded by the coding sequence ATGAACGTTCTGGTCGTCAACTGGCAGGACCGCCTGAATCCGCAAGCGGGCGGCGCGGAGATCCATCTCTTCGAGATCTTCTCCCGGCTGGCGGCGCGGGGGCACCAGGTGCGCCTGGTCTGTTCCGGTTGGGGCCTGGCCCCGGCCCGAGCGTGGGTCGATGGTGTGGATGTGCTTCGGGTGGGCGGACGCAACAGCTTCGCGCTCCGCGGGCGAGGCGCTGTCCGGGCCGCGCTGCGCGAGCGACGCCCCGATATCCTGGTGGAGGACATCAACAAGCTCCCGCTCTTCCTGGCCGGTGTCACCAACTTGCCCTTCTGTGCGATCGTTCCCCACCTGTTCGGCGAGACCGCGTTCCAGGAGGCGTCCTGGCCGATCGCGGCGACGGTGTGGGCGGCGGAACGGCCGCTGGCGCGGGCCTATCGTCACGCGGCGTTCCACGCGATCAGTGAGAGCACCCGTGACGATCTGGTAAGACGCGGGGTGCCGCCCGGCCGAGTGCGAGTGATCCATCCCGGGGTGGACGCTGTCCACTACGCGCCCGATCCGGCGGTCCCCCGGACGGCGGCGCCCAGCTTCTTGTACGTGGGACGGCTGAAGCGTTATAAAGGAATAGGGCTCGCCATCCAAGCGCTGGCCGTGAGCCGCCGGCTGCGCCCCGACCTCCGGCTCGACATCGCTGGCGCCGGCAACCATGGTCCGGAGCTCAAGCGCCTGGCCGCCAGCCTGGGAGTGGCCGACGCGGTAACCTTCCATGGGTTCGTCAGCGACGCCGAAAAGCTGGCGCTGCTCAGAAGCTGCTGGGCCAACGTCTTTCCGTCGCCCAAGGAGGGCTGGGGCATCACGGTCGTGGAGGCGGCCGCGTGCGGCACTCTCTCGCTGGCCTCCGACAGCCCCGGGCTGCGCGACTCGGTGCGGCATGGAGAGACCGGGTTCCTGGTGCCGCACGGCGACGTGGCGGCGCTGAGCGCCCGAATGCTGGAGCTGGCGAGCGCGCCCGCGCTGGTCGAGCGGCTGGGCCGAGCCGCCCGGACGTTCGCAAAAGGGCTGACCTGGGATCGCACCGCGGACATGACTGAGCGTCATCTCGAAGACATCATCGCCGGCTCGGCGCTGGGCTGA
- the nusB gene encoding transcription antitermination factor NusB: MLRPETKSRARAVQLLYAWELQGGPPIPSVASGLSRLTGPEPRILDRAEELARGVVAEVGALDEQAARASENWRMSRIAVVERNILRLGIHELQRGEVPPKVIIDEAVHLAHWFGGVRAPGFVNGVLDGIARTLGRL, translated from the coding sequence ATGCTTCGCCCTGAGACCAAGAGCCGTGCCCGCGCGGTCCAGCTGCTGTACGCCTGGGAGCTGCAGGGCGGGCCACCGATACCCTCGGTCGCCAGCGGGCTGTCCCGCCTCACTGGACCGGAGCCACGCATCCTTGACCGGGCGGAGGAGCTGGCGCGGGGAGTGGTGGCGGAGGTCGGCGCGCTCGACGAGCAGGCGGCGCGCGCCAGCGAGAACTGGCGGATGAGCCGGATCGCGGTGGTGGAGCGCAACATCCTGCGGCTGGGCATTCACGAGCTCCAGCGGGGAGAGGTGCCGCCCAAGGTGATCATCGACGAGGCGGTCCACCTGGCCCACTGGTTCGGCGGCGTTCGGGCGCCCGGGTTCGTGAACGGCGTGCTCGATGGCATCGCCCGCACGCTCGGCCGCCTGTGA
- the ribH gene encoding 6,7-dimethyl-8-ribityllumazine synthase gives MAILVSRYNEVITAKLLDGALACCREAGVPREQVDVVWVPGAFELPVVAEGAAATGKYACLVALGAVIRGHTRHFDYVAGEASRGLGAVALRHSLPVGFGVLTVDTMQQAVDRAGGSAGNKGHEAAAAALEAADVLAQLRGADASP, from the coding sequence GTGGCGATCCTCGTGAGCCGGTACAACGAGGTGATCACCGCCAAGCTCCTCGATGGCGCGCTCGCCTGCTGCCGCGAGGCGGGCGTTCCGCGCGAGCAGGTGGACGTGGTGTGGGTGCCGGGCGCGTTCGAGCTGCCGGTGGTGGCGGAGGGAGCGGCCGCCACCGGGAAGTACGCCTGTCTGGTGGCCCTGGGCGCCGTCATCCGGGGCCATACGCGGCACTTCGACTATGTGGCCGGCGAGGCGAGCCGTGGGCTCGGCGCGGTGGCGCTGCGCCACTCGCTGCCGGTCGGCTTCGGCGTGCTCACGGTCGATACCATGCAGCAGGCGGTCGACCGTGCCGGTGGCAGCGCGGGCAACAAAGGGCACGAGGCGGCCGCCGCGGCCCTTGAGGCCGCCGACGTGCTGGCCCAGCTCCGGGGCGCCGATGCTTCGCCCTGA
- a CDS encoding bifunctional 3,4-dihydroxy-2-butanone-4-phosphate synthase/GTP cyclohydrolase II, which yields MSTFGTIEQAVEDLRNGKIIIVADDEDRENEGDFVCAAELATPEMINFMTLHGRGLICLALTGDRCDQLGLPQMTERNTEELSTAFTVSIDAERRFGVTTGISASDRSTTIHVAMNPATLPSDLRRPGHIFPLRARPGGVLQRVGQTEASVDLARMAGLMPGGVICEILNADGSMARRPELQEIAQQHKLTFVTVAQLVAHRLQTEQLVHRVAESRIPTDFGEFTIIGYRNDVDRAEHVALVYGEVAGQSNVLVRMHSKCLTGDVFGSQRCDCGFQLHRAMQMIAQEGKGVIVYLDQEGRGIGLLNKLRAYALQDAGADTVQANERLGFAPDLRNYGIGAQILRDLGLSSIRIMTNNPRKLVGLDGYGLQIVERVPLVTDPNQENRGYLQVKRDKLGHLLAH from the coding sequence ATGAGCACCTTCGGCACTATCGAGCAGGCCGTCGAGGACCTGCGCAACGGGAAGATCATCATCGTCGCGGACGACGAGGACCGCGAGAACGAGGGTGACTTCGTCTGCGCGGCCGAGCTGGCCACCCCGGAGATGATCAACTTCATGACGCTCCACGGGCGCGGGCTGATCTGCCTGGCGCTCACCGGCGACCGCTGCGACCAGCTCGGGCTCCCCCAGATGACCGAGCGCAACACCGAAGAGCTCTCGACCGCGTTCACCGTGAGCATCGACGCCGAGCGGCGCTTCGGGGTCACCACCGGGATCTCGGCCAGCGACCGCTCTACCACCATTCACGTCGCCATGAATCCGGCCACGCTCCCCTCCGACCTCCGGCGGCCGGGCCACATCTTTCCGCTTCGGGCCCGGCCCGGCGGCGTGCTGCAGCGGGTAGGACAGACCGAGGCGAGCGTGGACTTGGCCCGCATGGCGGGGCTCATGCCCGGCGGCGTGATCTGCGAGATCCTCAATGCCGATGGGTCGATGGCGCGGCGGCCGGAGCTGCAGGAGATCGCCCAGCAGCACAAGCTCACGTTCGTCACCGTGGCCCAGCTGGTGGCGCACCGGCTGCAGACCGAGCAGCTGGTGCACCGGGTGGCGGAGTCGCGCATTCCAACCGACTTCGGCGAGTTCACCATCATCGGCTACCGCAACGACGTGGACCGCGCGGAGCACGTCGCGCTGGTCTACGGCGAGGTAGCCGGGCAGAGCAACGTGCTGGTGCGCATGCACTCGAAATGCCTCACCGGTGACGTGTTCGGGTCCCAGCGGTGCGACTGCGGGTTCCAGCTCCACCGGGCCATGCAGATGATCGCGCAGGAGGGAAAGGGCGTGATCGTCTACCTGGACCAGGAGGGCAGGGGGATCGGCCTGCTCAATAAGCTGCGGGCCTACGCCCTGCAGGATGCCGGTGCCGATACCGTGCAGGCCAACGAGCGGCTCGGCTTCGCGCCCGACCTCCGGAACTACGGCATCGGCGCCCAGATCCTGCGGGATCTCGGGCTCTCCTCGATCCGCATCATGACCAACAACCCGCGCAAGCTGGTCGGCCTCGACGGCTACGGCCTGCAGATCGTCGAGCGGGTGCCGCTGGTGACCGATCCCAACCAGGAGAATCGCGGGTATCTCCAGGTCAAGCGCGACAAGCTCGGCCACCTTCTCGCCCACTGA
- a CDS encoding riboflavin synthase, with protein sequence MFTGIVTAVGRVSAASPTSGGLELTIECPYSGLEPGESIAVDGACLTVQRVEPGGFNAQIVRTSLERTRFESYAPGQRVNLERALQVGDRLGGHLVQGHVDGVGTVERVVEREDARLLDLRVPPDVARVSVPLGSITVDGVSLTVNAIPAPGLIQISLIPFTLQHTTLGDRRPGDRVHLEADTIGKYVAELLRPRGEPGAT encoded by the coding sequence ATGTTCACCGGCATCGTCACCGCGGTCGGCCGGGTAAGCGCCGCGTCGCCGACCTCGGGTGGGCTCGAGCTCACCATCGAGTGTCCCTACTCCGGACTCGAGCCGGGCGAGAGCATCGCGGTGGACGGCGCCTGCCTCACGGTGCAGCGGGTCGAGCCTGGTGGGTTCAACGCCCAGATCGTTCGCACATCGCTCGAGCGCACTCGGTTCGAGAGCTACGCGCCGGGGCAGCGGGTGAACCTGGAGCGTGCGCTTCAGGTGGGAGACCGGCTCGGCGGGCACCTGGTGCAGGGGCACGTCGACGGGGTCGGAACGGTGGAGCGCGTGGTGGAGCGCGAGGACGCGCGGCTGCTCGACCTCCGGGTGCCGCCGGACGTGGCCCGGGTCTCGGTGCCGCTGGGCTCCATCACTGTGGACGGTGTGAGCCTCACGGTGAACGCCATTCCCGCGCCCGGGCTGATTCAGATCTCGCTGATCCCGTTTACTTTACAGCACACCACGCTGGGGGACCGCCGCCCGGGAGACCGGGTCCATCTCGAGGCGGATACGATCGGCAAGTACGTGGCCGAGCTGCTGCGGCCCCGCGGGGAACCGGGAGCGACATGA
- the ribD gene encoding bifunctional diaminohydroxyphosphoribosylaminopyrimidine deaminase/5-amino-6-(5-phosphoribosylamino)uracil reductase RibD, which yields MTRAIELAWRGWGRVQPNPLVGAVVLAGDQVVGEGWHAELGGRHAETVALAAAGEQARGATVVVTLEPCAHQGRQPPCTEALIRAGVRRVVAALADPNPVAAGGAARLRDAGIEVEIGLLADAAAAQNAVFLHRIRDASRPFVALKLATTMDAKIADANGNSRWISGPAARDHVHWLRAGFDGIAVGGVTARTDDPELTVRGERRPRVAPVRVVFAADADLPTSLALVRTAGDLPTLAVVSPLAAAARVESLQRCGVQVERSRDLAAALGALRARGINSLLVEGGGRLAGAMLAAGLVDRYYWVQSPLWLGAGGAPAFAGLPSIPLAGADRWSVVERRALGEDTLLVLDRA from the coding sequence ATGACCCGAGCAATCGAGCTCGCCTGGCGGGGCTGGGGGCGGGTGCAGCCCAATCCGCTGGTCGGTGCCGTGGTGCTCGCCGGCGACCAGGTCGTGGGCGAGGGCTGGCATGCCGAGCTGGGAGGGCGCCACGCGGAAACGGTGGCGCTCGCGGCGGCGGGGGAGCAGGCGAGAGGGGCCACCGTGGTGGTCACGTTGGAGCCGTGCGCCCATCAGGGCAGGCAGCCGCCCTGCACCGAAGCGTTGATCCGCGCGGGCGTGCGCCGGGTGGTTGCCGCGCTGGCCGATCCCAATCCCGTCGCCGCGGGCGGCGCCGCGCGCCTGCGAGATGCGGGCATCGAGGTGGAGATCGGCCTGCTGGCCGACGCCGCGGCGGCTCAGAATGCCGTGTTCCTCCACCGCATCCGGGACGCCTCCCGGCCGTTCGTCGCCCTCAAGCTCGCCACCACCATGGACGCCAAGATCGCCGACGCCAACGGGAACTCCCGCTGGATCTCGGGGCCGGCAGCGCGGGACCACGTGCATTGGTTGCGCGCCGGTTTCGACGGCATCGCAGTCGGCGGGGTCACCGCCCGCACCGATGATCCGGAGCTCACCGTCCGCGGGGAACGTCGCCCCAGGGTGGCTCCGGTCCGGGTGGTCTTTGCCGCGGATGCCGATCTACCGACTTCCCTCGCCCTGGTGCGCACTGCCGGCGACCTTCCGACCCTCGCCGTCGTGTCACCGCTCGCGGCCGCTGCTCGGGTGGAGTCGCTCCAGCGGTGCGGTGTCCAGGTGGAGCGGTCCAGGGATCTGGCCGCGGCGCTGGGGGCGCTCCGCGCCCGGGGTATCAACTCGCTTCTGGTGGAAGGCGGTGGGCGTCTGGCGGGAGCCATGCTGGCGGCCGGGCTGGTGGACCGCTACTACTGGGTGCAGAGCCCGCTCTGGCTCGGCGCGGGAGGCGCGCCCGCGTTCGCCGGCCTGCCCTCGATTCCGCTGGCCGGCGCCGACCGATGGAGCGTGGTGGAGCGGCGCGCCCTGGGCGAGGACACCTTGCTGGTCCTGGATCGGGCCTGA